The following are encoded together in the Roseobacter denitrificans OCh 114 genome:
- the thiM gene encoding hydroxyethylthiazole kinase: protein MAPHDLLTALRDQNPLVHCITNYVAMNIAANVVLAAGASPAMVHAPEEIAEFTPICGALTINIGTISTPWQASMMAAAATASAQNIPWVLDPVAHFISVYRREAAQQLLAQRPTILRGNASEILALTGETGAGKGADSGDSVDAAQGAAKKLAAQFGTVVAITGPVDYLTDGTREAQVSGGSSLMPQVTALGCSQTALMGAYAATGPAFDAALAALAHFKVAGSTAAQRADGPGSFQMHFLDALANTQPFELAQVIR, encoded by the coding sequence ATGGCTCCACACGACCTGCTGACGGCTTTGCGCGACCAGAACCCTTTGGTGCACTGCATAACGAATTACGTGGCGATGAACATCGCCGCGAACGTGGTCCTGGCAGCGGGCGCATCGCCTGCCATGGTGCACGCCCCCGAAGAAATTGCCGAATTTACGCCGATTTGCGGTGCGCTGACGATCAACATCGGAACGATTTCCACCCCCTGGCAGGCCAGCATGATGGCGGCGGCAGCAACAGCGAGCGCGCAAAACATCCCATGGGTTCTGGACCCTGTTGCACATTTCATTTCCGTATATCGAAGAGAAGCGGCCCAGCAACTGCTTGCGCAGCGCCCCACGATCCTGCGCGGCAATGCCTCCGAGATACTGGCGCTGACCGGGGAAACGGGGGCCGGTAAAGGTGCGGACAGCGGGGACAGTGTAGACGCAGCACAAGGCGCGGCGAAAAAGCTGGCGGCACAGTTCGGCACAGTCGTCGCAATCACCGGACCCGTTGATTATCTGACCGACGGCACGCGGGAAGCGCAGGTTTCCGGCGGCTCGTCCCTGATGCCGCAGGTCACGGCTTTGGGCTGTTCACAGACGGCGCTGATGGGCGCATATGCGGCCACAGGCCCGGCCTTTGACGCAGCGCTGGCCGCACTTGCGCATTTCAAGGTAGCAGGCAGCACGGCTGCACAGCGCGCCGACGGGCCGGGCAGTTTC